The genomic segment TTTTATCGCCCGATTTCGACAATGCTCGCGCCAACGGTTTTGTTCCTGATCGGTTAGGCTCTCTGGATGGTTTCTGGCTTTAAACCGGAACCACAACTCATCTAACCTAGGATCATTAAAGACAGGGGATTCCTTGGCAATGTCTGCCCCCGACAGATCACGTAAATTGTTCATGGTGCACCGGTCTTCATTGTCAAAAAAGTTGCCGCCATAAAGCATCCCATCAACATCGCCGACCTCTGTTGGATCAGAAAGGAAGGCGTCACGCAACACTGCCAAATCCAGGCTTTGCACAATCGCTTGTTGGGCTTTGAGTTGAGCAAGCTCTGACCTTAAATTAAGCCGGTCAATATCTTCTCCCCTTAATGCTGGCGCGGAAAATAGAGCAGGGCACTTATTGGTTTGAATAAGCATAACAGGCAAGCGTCCGTCGCCTTTTTTATTAAAAACTCGCTGACTTATTGACTCAGAATCTAACCCTTGTAGCGCCGAAACGTCTTCACTCATATTGATCGCTATGACTGCGTTTTTATTGGTTGGATGACGCGCCACTGGCATTATTAAAGCGGCATTATAATTTTCCTTGCCATAATAAGGTGAGATATGAAGAACGACTTGGTTTAATTTGAGTCGGTTCTGCACAGCTGATTTATTACGTAGCGACCAGACATATTCATATAGCTTAGGATTGGTGTTCTTAAAAAGCCTTGCTAGCTCGATCAAGGCGCGAACGTCAGCTAATGCGTCATGAGCATCCAAATGCTGAATGCCATTGGCTGGCGCCAACCGATCAAGTTTAACAGTGACCCGGCCTTCCTCATCTACCGGCCAATTGATGCCTTCGGGTCTCATCGCTGCGAATGCCCGGGTTACATTAATGAAATCCCAGCGTGAATTGCCATTTCGCCATTCGCGCTCATAGGGATCGAAGAAATTACGATAAAAGCCGTGCCGGCTCAATTCATCATCGAAAGCCAGGTTATTATAACCAACCGATGTTGTACCGGGCTCCATCATTTCATGATGAATACCCCTGAAAAATTCAACTTCCGTCAGACCTTCCTTTTTGGCAAGTTGCGGAGATATCCCGGTAATTAAACAAGCCTCCATGCTAGGCAATCGGTCAATATTCGGCTTGCAATAAACGCTAACAGGGTCACCAATAATATTGAGATCCAGGTCAGTCCGGATCGCGGCAAATTGAGAGGGGCGGTCAAAGCGAGTATTAGAGCCGAAAGTCTCGTAGTCGTGCCAAAGAATTGAATTCATATTTATTTCCAAAAAGGGTTACTCGAAAAGCCAATTAAGCTACTGTTGTCATGTTCGCTCTCCGAGAGAAAGAGACCAGTCTATCTGAGCGAACTGTTGCGCTCAAAATCAATCAAGTCTTGTTCGCCGCCATGATCCGAGTAGGCCTGGGACCCATATTCGGGAGAAACAGGCGTCCACTCTTCAGGAGTAATTTCTCGCCCCCCATTTTTAAAGTCATTCAAAGTGGTCTGCGCAGCTCTTCGGGCTTCCTCTCTGACATCCTCGAACCAAATTGAAGGGGCGCCAGGATCATCAACAG from the Methylomarinum sp. Ch1-1 genome contains:
- the sbcB gene encoding exodeoxyribonuclease I; protein product: MNSILWHDYETFGSNTRFDRPSQFAAIRTDLDLNIIGDPVSVYCKPNIDRLPSMEACLITGISPQLAKKEGLTEVEFFRGIHHEMMEPGTTSVGYNNLAFDDELSRHGFYRNFFDPYEREWRNGNSRWDFINVTRAFAAMRPEGINWPVDEEGRVTVKLDRLAPANGIQHLDAHDALADVRALIELARLFKNTNPKLYEYVWSLRNKSAVQNRLKLNQVVLHISPYYGKENYNAALIMPVARHPTNKNAVIAINMSEDVSALQGLDSESISQRVFNKKGDGRLPVMLIQTNKCPALFSAPALRGEDIDRLNLRSELAQLKAQQAIVQSLDLAVLRDAFLSDPTEVGDVDGMLYGGNFFDNEDRCTMNNLRDLSGADIAKESPVFNDPRLDELWFRFKARNHPESLTDQEQNRWREHCRNRAIKPLNDDLSIHQLIDKIDEHLVSASGKDHDVLSRLREYLFETAGQLDIDVAKQSVSQAVS